Part of the Allofrancisella guangzhouensis genome is shown below.
AATTTTATTACTAAATCTATAATTGATAATGCAGCACAAGCAAAATATAACTATGATTCTATAATTAGAACTATAAAGGTTTTGGCAAAACAAAAAAATGGCGAACTAGATACTTTATATACTAGTTTAAAAACAAAGTTAAATCATTATTTGCAACATTTAGAACAAACAATACACCATCATTATAAAAGTACTTTAGCTACGTCAAATGGAGTAATTAAACTATATAGTCAATCACTCGATGCTCAATACAAAACTTTATTATCAAGTACTAAAAACTTAACTAAATATTATGGCTATAAACTAGATGAGTACTATAGTCAGTCTATACAAAATACCAAACACTATTTAAGCTTTTATAGTAGATCAAATGAATATTTATACAAGCAAATATTATCCCTAGCAATCCAACCAACATTAAGACGAGGGTTTAGCCTTACAAAAATGATAAATGGTGAATATGTAACAACTAAAAAGCAAGCCCAAAGCCAGGTAAGCTTGGAGGTGATTTATTATGATGGTAAAATTAAAGTAGAGGTGGAAAAAAATGGCAACACAGAGTAAAAAATTTGCAAAAAATTATGAAATCTTAGAACAAATAAATGAAAAATTACAAGGTAGTCAAGACAGTCCAGCATTACTTGATGAGTTAGCCTCTATACTTGAACAGGCATCAAAAAGCTATAAATTATGTAAAGAAAGGATAGATGCAGCCCAGAAATTTATAGATGCGTTTGAGAGTTGATATAGGAGTCGCCGTATATAACTCAAGCGTTACTATTTTTTTTAATATTGCTTTGTCATACGTTAGGTTAGACTAATATTAGAAATAGTTTAAAATATATCTTTTTTCACTAGTGTTTTTTGTATAAAATTTATAATTATTTTTCTAAATATTTATCTATATATGCAAAACACTTCATCAAAACACCCTAAAGCACTCTGGTATATAATGGCTATATACATGTGGGAATATTTTAGCTTTTATGGAATGAGAGCTCTTTTAATCCTTTATTTGACTAAAAAGTTATTGTTTACAGATAATGTATCTTACTCTATCTATGGTTCTTTTGTGGCGCTGGTATATCTAACCCCTATTTTTGGTGGTATTTTAGCAGATAAATTTTTAGGATTCAAAAGAACAGTGGTTATAGGTGCTATTTTAATGTCTTGTGGTCATATCATAATAGGAGTAGATGGTGAAAATTTATTATTTTTGGGTATGGCTTTTATTATATGTGGTTATGGTTATTTTAAAAGTAATGTACCTTGTTTGGTTGGGGAGCTTTACGCAAAAAATGACCCTAAAAGAGATTCTGCTTTTACACTTTTATATTTAGGTGGAAATATAGGCAGTTTAATAGCTCCCTTAACTTGTGGGATAGTTGCGGAAATTTACGGTTGGGACTATGGTTTTGGATTAGCTGGTATAGGGATGATTATAGGAGTAATAATCTTTTTATCTGGCAGTAAATATATTCCTTGCCCTAGTAATGTTAAAGTATCTTTACATAGAAAAACTATAGATACTTTCTTTATATCAGCTGCTATTGTCTTACTTTGTTATTTTGCGCTAGAGTATCATTTTGAAGGCTATTTGATATTTATAGTAACTTTGGCAAGTACACTATGGTTTATAAAGATATGTTATAGTGCAGATAAACATACTCGTAAAAGGCTAATGCTATTGATACCATTTGTAATGTTTGGGATATTGTTTTGGGTATTTGATGAACAGATTTTTACCTCAGTAGAGTTATTTATTGAGAGAAATGTTAATACTAGTATATTTGGTTATAATTTCCCAGCAAGTGCAGCTGGGTCTGTTAACGCTTTTTCTATAATTATAGGAGGGTTAGTGATAGCATGGGTATGGAAAGTATACAAAGCTTTAGATAGTGACTTTGGACGTATGGTCAAATTTATGTTTGGTTTTATATTTCAGCTTATTTGCTTTGTGTTACTTATATTAGCAGCAAAAGAAGCCACTATATATGGTCAAGCATCTGTAATCTGGGTTATAGTGGGAATAATGGCTTTGGGAATATCTGAGTTATTTATAGACCCTATCGCTTTATCAGAAATTACATCTATTGATAGCTCTCATAATACTAGTTTTTTGGCAGCCATATATATGTTATTTACAGGTAGTATAGCTGGCTTTATTGGTGCAAAAGTTGCCGATATGGCTGCTTTTAAAAATGTTGAAAATCAGGCTGATTTGGTAACACAAGCTCACCTATTTGAAAATTTGTTTACCAATATAACTATAGTTCTTGCTTGCATGGTAGTATTGTGGGTGGCCATAGCTTTAGTTATAAGGAAAATGAAATAATTTTTTTCAAATCAATTTAATTTTTAAGATTAAAATCAACATTTTTAGATATAAATTACCTTGAATCCAGCTAAAGAAATAATGTCTAATAGAACCAATCTACTTGTGTATAAGAGTGTTACAGATATATAATACCAATTAGGGCAAGATTGAATTAGTAGGGTTATATTTATGGAAATAATAGAGTGTCATAGTTGTGGCGCAAAATGGAATTCAATATCTGTTTTCCCTGGTTTAAAAAAAGATTCTTGTTATAGATGTGGGTCAACTAAAATTTATATGGTCCATATTAATGAATTTAATCCAAAACAAAACGTTAATTTAGATTCTACTATCGATTCTAAGCCTTTAATCCTAACGAAACAATCTTCTTTAAATGAAAATGCTTTTAGAAAAGGGGTAGTTACCCATTGTGGTGCTTTAAATCATTATGATCAAAATGGACATTTGTTTAAAGTAGGTACTTATACGGTTAAAGATCCATATACAACTAAGTACCAAGACTTAAGATCTTTTGAATTTACAGAGGAATTTAAAGGAAAATGTGGTGGTTTGACCGGTACAGTAAAAGTATTAATTTGCGATAAATTTATTTTTTATAAGAAACATTCCGATAATGTCTCACACGTTAACCTATGGAACAAAATATATAAAGGAACTGGTTATGATGTTGCATTTTATTTTCCGCGTGCAGCATATTATCCAGAAGTGCCAGGAATTACTATTGATATTCTAGGGCATAACTACGTTGAATTAGATTTGAAATCTGAACTGTTGCGAGCTTCTCATACATGGCTTATAAAAAAAATGGGGTTGTTTCAGCAAGATTTTTGTTCGCCTGAAGGAATTATCTTTAATTCACAGAATGTATTATACCAAGTATGTAATTTAAGTAAAATCATAACATTTTACCCAATAGATGTTGCCACAATTTGCGATTATAGTGAAATTTGTGAAAAAAAACAAACTCCTAAATGGCTCTTTTGACAAAGTAAGAAGATATTGTCAGATTTAGCATACAAGCAATTAGGCGGCATATAATTTAGCTTTTTTATTGCTTGTCTTAATTTTACTGTGTATTTTTAAATATAAACATAAATATAAATAAACAAATATATTATATTTACTCATATGTGTTTATCATTTGCCTAATTTCAGCCTTCAACAGTCCCTTTTTATTATGACTTGTCCAATAAACTTTTATCCATCAAATGACTAGGTAAAACATTCGAAAGTGAGTTTAAAATATTGCTTGGTACCTTGGGGTTTTGTTTTGCTAAATCTTGAATAAGTTTTTTAACTTGTTTTCTTTTTAGATTTTCTTGAGAGCCACATAAATTACATGGAATTATTGGAAAATTTTCTTCTTTAGCAAATTCTATAAGATCTCGCTCTTGTACAAAAACCATAGGCCGTATTACTGTGTTTTCCCCATCTTGAGTTAGAAATTTCGGTGGCATAGATTTTATCTGACCTTGATATAATATTGACATTAAAAGAGATTCGATTAAATCATCACGATGATGACCTAAAATTACTTTATCCATTTTATTATCTTTTGCATATCTATATATATTACCACGACGCAACCTAGAGCAGAGCGAACAATAAGTTTTTCCTTCGGGCACTTTATCAATAACTACCCCGTAAGTGTTTTTTGTTTCAATCTCATAACTTACACCTAGATTATCAAGGTATTTTCTAAGTTGGCTGTCATCCCATCCTGGTTGAGATTGATCTAATGTATACACATGTAAGTTAACATCGTAAGTTTTGTCTGTTATCAATCCATGTAATACCTTTAAAAGCCCAAAAGAATCCTTACCTCCAGAGAGACAAAGCATAACCTTATCACCTTTTTGTAAAAGGTCAAAATCAGCGATAGCTTTAGTAATATAATGACGTAATTTTTTTTCAGTTTTTGTCATCTAGCGGTGCACCTTCTTAAATAACCTGTCTTTTTCACGTGCCCAGTCTTTATCTTTTTGAGCTTGGCGCTTATCATGAACTTTTTTACCTTGAGCTAAAGCAATCTCTAGTTTTACTTTTGCGTCTTTCCAATACATCGCTAATGGTACACAAGTAAAGCCTTTTTGCTCAATTTTACCCATGATCTTATCTATTTCATGCCGGTTGAGTAAAAGCTTACGTGTTGCAGCCGCGTCAGGTGTTATATGTGTTGAGGCTGATAGCAAAGGTGTAATTAAACAATTAAAAAGCCAAGCTTCACCACGTTTTATATGTATATGGCTATCTACCATCTGTACTTTACCAGCTCTTATACTTTTAACCTCCCAACCTTTAAGTACAATTCCAGCTTCAAATTTTTCTAGAATAGTATAATCATGAAAGGCTTTTTTATTTCTAGCAATGGTTGCAGCAGAACCCTTATGTTTACTCATAACTTTATTATTTTTTATAAAAGATATACAATGTAATGCTATATATTATCAGCAAAATATAAAAGATTAAATAAATGAATAAAGTTAATAAATTTGCCGTTGTAGACTATAGTGCTGTACAAATGTACGATTTGGTGAATGATATCAAAAGCTATCCACAATTTCTACCAATGTGCTATGATGTTGAAATCTTTGAACAAACTGAAACAGAAGCAAAAGCTTCTTTAAAAATAAAGTCTGGATTTGCGAAATTAGATCTTGCAACACATAACACTATGGTGAAAAACCAACATATTCATTTGAATTTAATAAGTGGTCCTTTCAAAACCCTTACAGGTGATTGGAGTTTTGAGCCACAAGGTGAGAATTCATGTAGAGTTTCTTTAGATATGGAGTTTACATTTGAAAATAAATTTGTAGAAATAGCCCTT
Proteins encoded:
- the xseB gene encoding exodeoxyribonuclease VII small subunit, which encodes MATQSKKFAKNYEILEQINEKLQGSQDSPALLDELASILEQASKSYKLCKERIDAAQKFIDAFES
- a CDS encoding peptide MFS transporter, with protein sequence MQNTSSKHPKALWYIMAIYMWEYFSFYGMRALLILYLTKKLLFTDNVSYSIYGSFVALVYLTPIFGGILADKFLGFKRTVVIGAILMSCGHIIIGVDGENLLFLGMAFIICGYGYFKSNVPCLVGELYAKNDPKRDSAFTLLYLGGNIGSLIAPLTCGIVAEIYGWDYGFGLAGIGMIIGVIIFLSGSKYIPCPSNVKVSLHRKTIDTFFISAAIVLLCYFALEYHFEGYLIFIVTLASTLWFIKICYSADKHTRKRLMLLIPFVMFGILFWVFDEQIFTSVELFIERNVNTSIFGYNFPASAAGSVNAFSIIIGGLVIAWVWKVYKALDSDFGRMVKFMFGFIFQLICFVLLILAAKEATIYGQASVIWVIVGIMALGISELFIDPIALSEITSIDSSHNTSFLAAIYMLFTGSIAGFIGAKVADMAAFKNVENQADLVTQAHLFENLFTNITIVLACMVVLWVAIALVIRKMK
- the ttcA gene encoding tRNA 2-thiocytidine(32) synthetase TtcA, with product MTKTEKKLRHYITKAIADFDLLQKGDKVMLCLSGGKDSFGLLKVLHGLITDKTYDVNLHVYTLDQSQPGWDDSQLRKYLDNLGVSYEIETKNTYGVVIDKVPEGKTYCSLCSRLRRGNIYRYAKDNKMDKVILGHHRDDLIESLLMSILYQGQIKSMPPKFLTQDGENTVIRPMVFVQERDLIEFAKEENFPIIPCNLCGSQENLKRKQVKKLIQDLAKQNPKVPSNILNSLSNVLPSHLMDKSLLDKS
- the smpB gene encoding SsrA-binding protein SmpB is translated as MSKHKGSAATIARNKKAFHDYTILEKFEAGIVLKGWEVKSIRAGKVQMVDSHIHIKRGEAWLFNCLITPLLSASTHITPDAAATRKLLLNRHEIDKIMGKIEQKGFTCVPLAMYWKDAKVKLEIALAQGKKVHDKRQAQKDKDWAREKDRLFKKVHR
- a CDS encoding type II toxin-antitoxin system RatA family toxin; translation: MNKVNKFAVVDYSAVQMYDLVNDIKSYPQFLPMCYDVEIFEQTETEAKASLKIKSGFAKLDLATHNTMVKNQHIHLNLISGPFKTLTGDWSFEPQGENSCRVSLDMEFTFENKFVEIALGPVFRGLANKMLEAFCKRAGEVYK